Below is a genomic region from Methanosphaera sp. ISO3-F5.
CCCCTATTAATATAAACAGCATTAAAATAATGCTTCAAAAACTGAGCAAATCTTCTTGTAATCTGGGTAGGCTTTCTACTAGTAGAAATCACAAACTTATAATTTACATCGTATAACATAAATAATCACTATGAAAATAATAATATAATAAAAAAATAGTTTATAAAAAGGATAAAAAGGGAATAATACCCTTAATAAAAAAATAGTAAAAATACTTATCGAGCTTTAATAGTACGTTTTACTACAGGAACTTCTTTAAATAAAATTCTGTATCTGCATTTAGGACATTTTGATTCCGAATATTTTTTAACATCAACTGTTTGTCCACATTTAATGCATTTGTACATGCTTATTCTCCTCCAACGATACGTTTAATGTTACGTTTTGCAACTTTTCCCATTGGTGTTGTAGGAATGTATGCTCCACCAGTAAATACGTTACCACATTTTTTACATTTCCAGATACCAGCGTGGGTTCTTTTTACACCTGGTCTGTCACATCTAGGACAAATGTGTTTTGCATGCATTTTATCTTCGATATCTCTTACGGTTCTTTTAGCTTTTCTACCGTATCTAGCACCAAAACGTCCAGTAGATCCTACTTTACTTTTTCTTACCATTTTTTCACCTTCCATTAAGTTAATATATGAAATATTGTTTATCTTTCCATATCTTAAAAAAAATATTTGAAGATAATTATAACATGTAAAGACAGTTACCTCTAAAACAAAAACCTATAAAAATGTTTAACAGGCACTTCTCCACTCATTGTATTCATTAACTAAAAAGTAACAACAATCTTGCTGCACTTCAAATAATTAGCTTAAAAAATAATATTATTTCGGAATTAAACCAATAGACACCTAAAATCTATTTTCCTTATAATATAACTATATAATATCTTTAAACTTTATCTAATATATACTTATGGTTTCAACTTTTCAAGTAAAGAAAACATATCCCTACTATGATTAAAAGCCATACTCATCGACTGCATAACTTCCCTGCCAGTCATAACATTTAAACCACACTTTTGAAGAGCACACAAAGTACCATCCTCCCTAAAACCAATAGAAAGACTAGCCTCCATCAAAGTCTCCTCAACATGAATAGGATCCACAATCAACTGATCATTAACCTTAACAACAGTACATAAAACACTCTTATTCAATATAGGCAGACCAGCTAAATGATCCTCATCAATAGACAACTCATCATTAACAAACTTAGCAGTAGGAATCTTAGTAGTTAACAATGCACTAACAGCAGCCAAACAAGTAGCATCCATCAAATTACCATCAAAATCCAAGATATCAATATCAACATGCAACTTCCAAACCTTACTGCCCTCAACAATACATAACTTACCCAAATCAATAAGAGGAGCCTCACGAATAGTTCTGTCAACAACACGGGAAATTTCAACAGCAAACTTATTAGGCGGACCATACTCAAAATTACGACTAGCAATAGCAAGCAACTCAGCATTAGTAATGATAATACCACTATCAGGACTATTAGGGAAAGGCGTAGCAACTTGAGCCTTCACACCCGCAAGAACAGTAGTACCACCAATAGACACCATAGCCGAACCATCAGCCTTTTTAATAAAACCAGTTTTAATTTTGATATCACGATACTCCGAAAATTCCCTATCATCAATACGCTGTTCATGATTCAATAAATCAAAAACCTTATCCTTTGATACTTCAGAGATAATATTTACCATCCTTTTCTCCTCCGTACTTACTTAACAATGTTTCCTGCTGTAACTGATTAATAAAATAACAAGCATCAAATGCCAACTTCAACGCATCCTCAAACTCCGGAACTGATAAATTACCATCCATCTGTAAGAAAGTAATATCACCCGTACGAGGCATAATAGCAACAGGCATATCTGCCTGGCCAGTCTGATCCTCCTCTTCAGATAAATCAACAACAATATGGTTATCAACCTTACCCACAGCACAAGCACTAATCAAATCCCTCATAGGAATTTCAGCATCAGCAAGGGCAAGACTGGCACCAACAATACCTAAACAACGAGTACCACCCTCTGCCTCCAATACTTCGATTGAAATATCAATAGAAGAACGAGGATATTTCTCTAAAAAAATACCTGGCGTAATAGCCTCAGAAATAAGCTTGGATATTTCAGTTGAACGCCTATCAGGTCCAGGCCGTTTACGTTCCTTAACAGAAAAAGGGGCCATATTATATTTACATCTTAAAACAGCACCATCCGGCTTTGAATGCTTCTTAGAATATAATTCTCTAGGCCCATACACTCCAACTAAAACCTTATTATTACCACATTCAACATATGCGGAACCATCAGCATTATTTAACACGCCAACCTTCATTTTCATATTACGCAGAGAATTAAATGCCCGTCCATCCTTTCTAATAAATTGTTTATTCATTTTATATCTCCCTTTTTATAAGTTCATAATTTTAGATTGAACTATTTTAATAAGATTATGTTTGAATGGATTT
It encodes:
- the rpl37A gene encoding 50S ribosomal protein L37Ae; the encoded protein is MVRKSKVGSTGRFGARYGRKAKRTVRDIEDKMHAKHICPRCDRPGVKRTHAGIWKCKKCGNVFTGGAYIPTTPMGKVAKRNIKRIVGGE
- the rrp41 gene encoding exosome complex exonuclease Rrp41, with the translated sequence MNKQFIRKDGRAFNSLRNMKMKVGVLNNADGSAYVECGNNKVLVGVYGPRELYSKKHSKPDGAVLRCKYNMAPFSVKERKRPGPDRRSTEISKLISEAITPGIFLEKYPRSSIDISIEVLEAEGGTRCLGIVGASLALADAEIPMRDLISACAVGKVDNHIVVDLSEEEDQTGQADMPVAIMPRTGDITFLQMDGNLSVPEFEDALKLAFDACYFINQLQQETLLSKYGGEKDGKYYL
- the rrp42 gene encoding exosome complex protein Rrp42, encoding MVNIISEVSKDKVFDLLNHEQRIDDREFSEYRDIKIKTGFIKKADGSAMVSIGGTTVLAGVKAQVATPFPNSPDSGIIITNAELLAIASRNFEYGPPNKFAVEISRVVDRTIREAPLIDLGKLCIVEGSKVWKLHVDIDILDFDGNLMDATCLAAVSALLTTKIPTAKFVNDELSIDEDHLAGLPILNKSVLCTVVKVNDQLIVDPIHVEETLMEASLSIGFREDGTLCALQKCGLNVMTGREVMQSMSMAFNHSRDMFSLLEKLKP
- a CDS encoding DNA-directed RNA polymerase subunit P, coding for MYKCIKCGQTVDVKKYSESKCPKCRYRILFKEVPVVKRTIKAR